From the genome of Lolium rigidum isolate FL_2022 unplaced genomic scaffold, APGP_CSIRO_Lrig_0.1 contig_68133_1, whole genome shotgun sequence:
ATACAAGTCTTATAAATGTATACAAAATTTATATGATTAATTAAGCAACCCTTGCGTGCTGGGATTGTTTTGCtcccaaataaaataaataaatcccCTGCAAAATCGTAATATGATAAATAAATCAGGAAACAACATCAAGCTGTGTACGCAGCATAGATAATGAGATTGATATAACACCAACGTTGACCCACGAAGTTGCTCTTCATGTAGTACGTACGCAACGCACTGTTTAAATACTCCTACCTGTACGCGTTGCAACTTTTGACCCTTGGAGAAGAAGCAGTTGACATATTCTGAAGTTCTGACGCCTCTATCTGTCAGCTAGACAGAACAATTATTCGGATTCCACTCGCTAGCTTCCCTGTGCTACATGGCCACTAGGCATTGCATCCAGCAGCACACTTTCTTTCTTGAACCCTTGCCCAAGAAATGGTAGCTCCGAATGGACTAAGTAATCTAGCCGAGAATCAAAACCATCACACACACATTCGCGACACAGACATATAAATATCCATCCATGGCGCCTTATCTATCTCCCACAGACACACACTCGCTCTTGATTAGCTACTGCTTCATTTTCGTAAACCGTATCTTAGCTACAACTGAAAGAAATAGCTAGAGATCAGTATTAGCCCAGCGCCATGGTTTGTTTCCGGCTGTTCCCGTTCCTGCTCGGCACGGCCTTCGGCGTGTACGCGGCGCAAAACTACAAGGTCCCCAACCTCCGCCACCACGCCTGCCACGGCGTCGACACCGCCAAGCGCTACGAGGAGGAGTACCGCAAGAAGAAGTCTGACGACACCGGCGACGGAGCTGGAGGCAGGAAGACCAAGAAGGTGATGGTGGAGATTGACGACGACGAGCAGTAGCCAGCTATATATGTCCATCCATCGATCCGTCCAGTCCAGATCAAGTACTTACTAATAAGCTACCGCATGTTGTATGTTCATTAGTTTCTGTTGTGTGTATGGCCATGGCGAGTGGTTTTGAATTATCAGTTGTATCGCTATACTGTATAAGTGTTGACTGAATAATAAAGGAATTGTTAATTCAATGTAATGTTTCCGATATTTTTTCATTCGGTTTGTGCTTTCATAGACTCTCAAATGTTAAAACAGTGTAAACCATCAAAGAGGTATCTTCCTGAGTGAAACATAAGAACGGCTGAGA
Proteins encoded in this window:
- the LOC124682112 gene encoding uncharacterized protein LOC124682112; this translates as MVCFRLFPFLLGTAFGVYAAQNYKVPNLRHHACHGVDTAKRYEEEYRKKKSDDTGDGAGGRKTKKVMVEIDDDEQ